One segment of Primulina tabacum isolate GXHZ01 chromosome 6, ASM2559414v2, whole genome shotgun sequence DNA contains the following:
- the LOC142549892 gene encoding transcriptional elongation regulator MINIYO-like: MEGTKNHKSKILGVTPLHVSEDDAGSLVGGIIEKGFSDNQQTRPMTPPSAPRPSVLSFPVARHRSDGPHWAPKVGKFKVDNDDDFDLCMDGEEDFNGSDLTANLANPVQRKEKRSLDLRRWQGILKNDGSSLRHWKGNKSNSNPLRVSNKVNEVSCDIIGAQIYDMEEKLCHTSYSSREVEQFTANDMSPSLLNDTPGNIKDPFQMATDDEFLDASQVGGNSLESQIDAENRARLLKMSADEIAEAQAEIMTKLSPDLIKALKRRSQEKANKLKFSLSDTATGGETVSAQHAEKSSNVSVNFDFSNSHKREREVPGDKHTSKENKVTQDMDKKDNSLWNAWSKRVEHVQNLRFSLDGNMIHSNIIDGTGNTLSQNGYSTDTVSERDFLRTEGDPGAVGYTITEAVALTRSVVPGQRTLALHLIAAVLGRAIFSICQNQFSFTSNSADAYAFDDWEAIWAFALGPEPELALSLRMSLDDNHNSVILACAKAIQCALSCDMNEIIFDISENASTHSNDVFTAPVFRSRPDINVGFLRGGFWKYSAKPSNIDFIGEESGDESAGERTIQDDLVVAGQDIAAGLIRMGILPRICYLIETDPSAPLEECLISILIAIARHSPTCAAAIMNCERLVQTVANRFTLKEHMEINPCKIKIVKLIKVLACFEKKSCLTFIKNGIFRQVTWHLYRYSFSLDHLIKSGKEVGKYSSALLVEQLRFWKVCVRYGYCISDFSDLFASICIWLSVPNVELLIENDMMSECFAITKEVYLLLDVLVGRLPNFYSVMHETVENTTQDTESLSWSHMGPVIDHALEWIHVKTIPYVSGFFGLQAKDGGYRSLQDPEVNSLLQVISSVLSFLSSVLKAVIPVDTTRLPNGNLPWIPEFVPKIGLEIIRNGYMGFFGECNINGSVLEHLFHLRLRNRQEIAIYSTCCLQGLIQVVASIDKLIQHANLKSHEALSKYLILSRDEKVLADGILKSSMVEVRGTLTTLMTSIINGCQNMHPIEVFGRGGPAPGVGVGWGASGGGYWSLKTLLAQQDARLFTYLLKVFEISTAKDSLDADEMGCLMQSINCTLAASLIVGPGNSSVFYKLLNFIFQVPVLKHLDFGIRQFLCLRKGFKPFGWNYEEEDYLLFANVLTAHFKNRWLSAKKKLKAKKETNHFSHKTKKGGHRLETIHEDVDPPNMIIQESTSLMMEWAYQRLHLPAHWFLSAISTIHLEKNANPSASHNSIEVTKGGLFFLLCIEVIPAFSTSEAFSPVKSVPVVWKLHALSVVLLFGMYVLEDEKSRDIYESLQKVYGEILDDNFFSNLSDNLVVEPLKFESDIHENYSTFMEILVEQFAAESYGDILFGRQVAIYLNRSVETSVRLTTWNALSNARVLELLPPLDECLTKAESYLEPVEDDERILEAYVKSWVSGALDKAATRNSAAFSLVLHHLSCFIFQNLAGDMLSLRNKLVKFLLRDYSHKQQHEGMLLKLIEYKKKAMIMSEFESPHYISGIDKRLQLLKEICQGNSSLMVVVEKLNSLSLH, encoded by the exons ATGGAAGGAACCAAAAACCACAAATCCAAAATATTAGGAGTAACCCCACTCCACGTTAGTGAAGATGACGCCGGGAGTCTGGTCGGTGGAATTATTGAAAAGGGCTTCTCAGACAACCAGCAAACTAGGCCTATGACACCGCCTTCCGCCCCTCGCCCCAGTGTTCTGTCTTTTCCGGTGGCCCGTCACCGCTCTGATGGCCCG CATTGGGCTCCAAAAGTTGGAAAATTTAAGGTTGAcaatgatgatgattttgatttgtgCATGGACGGTGAGGAAGATTTCAATGGGAGTGACCTGACTGCTAATTTGGCCAATCCAGTACAAAGAAAGGAAAAGAGAAGTTTAGATTTGAGAAGGTGGCAGGGTATTCTGAAAAATGATGGCAGCTCTCTGCGTCATTGGAAGGGAAACAAAAGTAACTCAAATCCTTTGAGAGTTAGCAATAAAGTGAATGAAGTATCTTGTGACATCATAGgggcacaaatttatgatatggAGGAAAAGCTATGCCATACTTCTTACAGTAGTCGTGAAGTAGAGCAGTTTACTGCGAATGACATGTCTCCATCTCTCTTGAATGACACCCCCGGGAATATTAAAGATCCATTCCAGATGGCTACTGATGATGAATTCCTTGACGCAAGCCAGGTTGGTGGGAACAGTCTTGAGAGTCAGATTGATGCAGAGAATCGTGCTCGGTTGTTAAAGATGTCTGCTGATGAGATTGCGGAGGCACAAGCTGAAATAATGACAAAGTTGAGTCCAGATTTGATTAAAGCCCTTAAAAGAAGGAGCCAAGAGAAAGCAAATAAGCTGAAGTTTTCTTTGTCAGACACAGCCACCGGTGGTGAAACTGTTAGTGCTCAACATGCAGAAAAGTCGTCTAACGTATCGGTAAACTTTGATTTCAGTAACTCTCATAAGCGCGAGAGAGAAGTTCCTGGAGACAAACATACTtccaaagaaaataaagttaCCCAAGATATGGATAAAAAGGATAATAGTTTGTGGAATGCTTGGAGTAAAAGAGTGGAGCATGTCCAGAATTTGAGATTTTCCTTGGATGGGAATATGATTCACAGTAATATCATTGACGGCACTG GTAATACTTTGTCTCAAAATGGGTACAGCACAGATACTGTCTCTGAGCGCGATTTCCTTCGAACTGAAGGTGATCCTGGTGCTGTTGGTTACACTATAACGGAAGCAGTTGCTCTAACTAGAAGTGTG GTCCCTGGGCAACGCACTTTGGCTTTACATTTGATTGCAGCTGTGCTTGGTCGGGCAATTTTCAGCATCTGTCAGAATCAATTTAGTTTTACTTCTAACTCAGCTGATGCTTACGCTTTTGATGACTGGGAGGCTATCTGGGCTTTTGCTCTTGGCCCCGAACCAGAGCTTGCTTTATCTTTAAG AATGTCTCTCGATGATAATCACAACTCGGTAATTCTTGCTTGTGCCAAAGCGATTCAGTGTGCACTGAGCTGTGACATGAACGAAATCATATTTGATATCTCAGAG AATGCTTCAACTCATTCAAATGATGTTTTTACTGCTCCTGTATTTAGAAGTAGGCCGGATATTAATGTTGGGTTTCTTCGTGGTGGCTTTTGGAAGTATAGTGCCAAGCCTTCTAATATTGATTTTATTGGTGAAGAATCGGGTGATGAATCCGCAGGTGAGCGTACTATTCAGGATGATCTAGTTGTTGCGGGGCAAGATATTGCTGCTGGTCTAATTAGGATGGGAATTCTTCCAAGGATTTGCTATCTCATAGAG ACAGATCCTTCTGCCCCGTTGGAAGAATGCTTAATTTCTATATTGATTGCAATAGCAAGGCACTCCCCAACATGTGCTGCTGCGATAATGAACTGCGAAAGGCTTGTTCAGACAGTTGCCAACAGGTTTACCCTGAAAGAACATATGGAAATTAACCCTTGCAAGATAAAAATTGTTAAGCTTATAAAG GTATTGGCTTGTTTTGAGAAGAAGAGTTGCTTAACATTCATAAAGAATGGAATTTTTCGCCAGGTGACTTGGCACTTGTACAGATATTCATTTTCTCTAGATCATTTGATTAAATCTGGCAAAGAGGTCGGCAAATATTCGTCTGCTTTGCTGGTTGAGCAGTTGCGTTTTTGGAAGGTTTGCGTTAGATATGGATATTGCATTTCTGATTTTTCCGACCTATTTGCTTCAATATGCATATGGTTGAGTGTACCTAATGTTGAGCTGCTAATTGAAAATGACATGATGAGTGAATGTTTCGCCATCACAAAGGAAGTTTACCTTCTTCTCGATGTTTTAGTCGGTAGACTTCCAAATTTCTACTCTGTCATGCATGAAACAGTGGAGAATACTACTCAAGATACAGAGTCTTTGTCTTGGAGTCACATGGGCCCTGTCATTGATCATGCCCTTGAGTGGATACATGTCAAAACCATTCCTTATGTATCTGGATTCTTTGGCCTCCAAGCTAAGGATGGAGGTTATCGCAGTTTGCAGGATCCAGAAGTAAATTCCTTGCTACAAGTCATTTCATCTGTTTTAAGCTTTCTTTCAAGTGTTCTCAAAGCTGTGATCCCAGTGGATACTACTCGTTTGCCAAATGGAAATTTGCCCTGGATTCCAGAGTTCGTCCCGAAGATTGGGCTTGAAATCATCAGAAATGGATACATGGGTTTTTTTGGAGAATGTAATATTAATGGCTCTGTTTTGGAGCATTTATTTCATTTGAGACTGAGAAACAGACAAGAGATAGCAATATATTCTACATGTTGCCTTCAAGGATTGATCCAAGTAGTTGCTTCTATTGATAAATTGATCCAGCATGCAAACCTTAAAAGTCATGAGGCATTATCCAAGTATTTGATTCTGTCGAGGGACGAAAAAGTTCTTGCTGATGGGATACTCAAGTCATCTATGGTTGAAGTGAGAGGTACGCTGACAACTTTGATGACATCAATCATCAATGGATGTCAAAATATGCATCCTATTGAGGTATTTGGCAGAGGTGGTCCTGCTCCTGGAGTGGGTGTGGGATGGGGTGCTTCTGGTGGAGGATATTGGTCCTTGAAAACTCTGTTGGCTCAGCAAGATGCCAGATTGTTTACTTACTTACTCAAAGTTTTCGAAATTTCTACTGCAAAAGATTCATTGGATGCTGACGAGATGGGCTGTTTAATGCAAAGTATAAATTGCACCCTTGCAGCTAGTTTGATTGTGGGTCCAGGGAATAGTTCTGTTTTTTATAAGCTTCTGAATTTCATATTTCAGGTTCCTGTTCTAAAGCATCTAGATTTCGGTATCCGCCAGTTCCTGTGTCTTAGAAAAGGATTTAAGCCCTTTGGGTGGAATTATGAAGAAGAGGATTACCTGTTATTTGCTAATGTTTTGACTGCTCACTTCAAAAACAGGTGGCTAAGTGCAAAGAAGAAGTTAAAAGCCAAGAAAGAAACCAATCATTTTAGCcacaaaacaaagaaaggtGGTCATCGTTTGGAGACCATTCATGAAGATGTTGATCCACCAAACATGATAATTCAAGAGTCAACTTCCTTGATGATGGAGTGGGCTTACCAGAGATTGCATCTTCCAGCACATTGGTTTCTCAGTGCAATATCCACCATTCATCTTGAGAAAAATGCAAATCCTAGTGCATCTCACAACTCGATTGAAGTTACCAAAGGCGGGCTCTTTTTTCTCTTATGTATTGAAGTAATCCCTGCTTTCAGTACCTCCGAGGCCTTCTCCCCTGTTAAATCCGTCCCAGTTGTTTGGAAACTGCACGCATTGTCTGTGGTATTACTTTTTGGAATGTATGTTCTTGAGGATGAAAAGAGCCGGGATATTTATGAAAGTTTACAGAAAGTCTATGGTGAAATCCTTgatgataattttttttctaatttgaGTGATAACTTGGTTGTGGAGCCCCTTAAATTTGAGTCAGATATACATGAGAACTACTCTACTTTTATGGAAATTTTGGTAGAGCAATTTGCTGCTGAATCTTACGGTGACATCTTATTTGGTCGACAAGTTGCGATATATTTAAATCGATCTGTTGAAACTTCTGTAAGACTTACCACTTGGAACGCATTGTCTAATGCTCGTGTTCTTGAACTTTTACCTCCTCTGGATGAATGCTTAACAAAGGCTGAGAGCTATCTTGAACCAGTTGAG GATGATGAGAGGATTTTGGAAGCTTATGTTAAATCATGGGTCTCTGGTGCTCTCGACAAAGCAGCAACCCGGAATTCAGCTGCATTTTCGCTGGTTCTGCACCATCTTTCATGTTTCATTTTTCAGAATCTTGCTGGTGATATGCTCTCACTGCGCAATAAGCTTGTCAAATTTCTGTTGCGAGATTATTCTCACAAACAGCAACATGAG GGCATGCTGTTGAAATTAATAGAGTACAAAAAAAAGGCCATGATCATGTCAGAGTTTGAGTCACCCCATTATATCTCTGGGATTGATAAAAGACTGCAGCTACTGAAAGAAATTTGTCAAGGAAATTCGTCGCTCATGGTTGTAGTAGAAAAGCTCAATTCCCTCTCGCTTCATTAG